The following proteins come from a genomic window of Salvia hispanica cultivar TCC Black 2014 chromosome 4, UniMelb_Shisp_WGS_1.0, whole genome shotgun sequence:
- the LOC125223568 gene encoding UDP-glucuronic acid decarboxylase 6-like: protein MAKDASNGGRVSTKPPPEPSPLRRAKFFQANMRILVTGGAGFIGSHLVDKLMQNEKNEVIVVDNYFTGSKDNLRQWIGHPRFELIRHDVTEPLFVEVDRIYHLACPASPIFYKYNPVKTIKTNVIGTLNMLGLARRVGARILLTSTSEVYGDPLVHPQTEDYWGNVNPIGVRSCYDEGKRVAETLMYDYHRLHGVEIRIARIFNTYGPRMNLDDGRVVSNFLAQAIRDEPLTVQLPGTQTRSFCYVSDMIDGLTRLMEGDHIGPINIGNPGEFTMLELAQTVKEMINPNVKITTVENTPDDPRQRKPDITKAKELLGWEPKIKLNGGIPLMEEDFRKRLGISRK from the exons ATGGCTAAGGACGCATCAAATGGTGGCCGTGTGTCGACCAAGCCACCTCCCGAGCCTTCACCATTGCGAAGAGCAAAATTCTTTCAG GCAAACATGAGAATTCTGGTTACGGGCGGGGCTGGATTCATTGGCTCTCACTTAGTTGATAAACTCATGCAAAACGAAAAGAACGAG GTGATTGTTGTGGATAACTACTTCACTGGTTCAAAGGATAACTTGAGGCAATGGATTGGCCATCCAAGATTTGAGCTTATTCGACACG ATGTGACAGAGCCTTTGTTCGTTGAAGTTGACCGGATCTACCATCTCGCTTGTCCTGCTTCACCAATCTTTTACAAATACAATCCGGTGAAG ACAATAAAGACGAATGTAATAGGCACACTGAACATGTTGGGACTTGCCAGGCGAGTAGGAGCTAG GATTTTACTTACATCAACCTCGGAGGTCTATGGTGATCCGCTCGTGCATCCTCAGACAGAGGATTACTGGGGCAACGTGAACCCTATAG GAGTGAGGAGTTGTTATGATGAGGGGAAAAGAGTAGCAGAGACGTTGATGTACGATTATCACAGGCTGCACGGAGTTG AGATAAGAATTGCAAGGATCTTCAACACTTATGGACCCCGGATGAATCTTGATGATGGTCGTGTTGTCAGCAACTTCTTAGCTCAAGCTATACG CGACGAGCCTTTGACTGTTCAGCTTCCCGGAACACAAACAAGGAGTTTCTGCTATGTTTCTGACATG ATTGATGGCCTTACGCGATTAATGGAAGGAGATCATATAGGGCCAATCAACATTGGCAATCCAG GTGAGTTCACAATGCTCGAGCTTGCACAGACTGTGAAGGAG ATGATCAACCCGAATGTGAAGATCACGACAGTTGAGAACACCCCGGATGATCCTCGCCAAAGAAAACCGGACATAACGAAGGCGAAGGAGCTGCTAGGGTGGGAGCCTAAGATCAAGCTCAACGGTGGCATCCCTCTTATGGAGGAGGATTTTCGAAAGAGGCTTGGTATTTCGAGGAAATGA